GCGGCTTTATGGGTTGGCCGCCCTCAACGGCCCGACCGGGAGTTCCCCGGGAGGTGACGCCGGTCGCGGGGTCCCCAGCCGGTCGAAGACCGGCTGGGGTGCCCCCGATCCCTCTGGCGGCGGAACGGCGGAGAGCCGGTCGACGCGCCACGGGTCGAGGAAGCCGGAAGTGGCCGGTCATGGATTTCGCCCCGTGGGGCGAAATAAATGACGATGAGCCACAGAACGGCAGCTGATGCAACCCGCGGCGCGCCGGTAGGAGCAGGGGCTTTCGCCCCCACCAATGCCGCCGCTCAGGCGGCTCCTGCCTTCCTTAAATAAATTAAATTAATAGCTGGCACAGCTCCTGATCTCATGGGCCTATCCCGATCCACCAGATCGTTCCATCTGTTGCGGCGGCGATCCACCGGTGGCCCTGGGCGCGCCAGACGTGGCGTAACCCCGAGACCGCGCCAGCCGCTCCCCCAGCTGGTGTTCCCCCCACCAGAAGCCCCCACGCGTTCACCTGCCGGGCCACGGCCAGCCCCCGGCGCTCTTCCCCCATCACAAGAACCAGATCGGCAAAGGTCCCTTCTTCAACCCCGCGGCGGCCGGTGATCAGCGCCCGCTGCCCTCCCACCTCCAGGATCCATCCCCCATCGATCGCGCGCAGGGTTACCCTTCCCAGCCCGACCTGCAATCCCGTCGGGATGGGTGTTTCTCCTCCCAGGACATGGCGAACCGGATAACGGCCTTTCAGAGTGGTCACCCCGCGCATCGCTCCCTCCCCCTGGAGGATGACGAGATCCAGACAACGGTCGAACGGTCCCAGCCAGCGCCCCAATTCCCCAAGGGGGGGATCCCCGGAGCCATCCAGCCATAGCACCCGATGCCCCTCCGGGGTCTCCAGAAGGAGGGCATGGCCTCCCTCAAAGAGCACCAGCTGCGTCCGGCCGTCCGGCAGGTAGGTGAACGCGATGCCGGCCAGCGCCCCGATGAGGCCGAGGGTGCGCAGAGCCGGTTGATGGGGCTGGAGACGGGCGACCAGATCGGCCCAGGGAACGCCCCAGGCGCGAAGGAGCAGGAACGCCAGCGCGCCTCCATAGAAGAGCAGCATCCCTTCCAGGTAACCGGGGGCGACGCGCACGGTTGCCAGGGGCCATCGGGCGGTCAGATCGGCGATGCGGATCGTCCAGGCGAGGGGCCACCAGAGGGCCCAGCCCAGGGGCGCGGCCAGGCGGCCGGCCAGCGCCGCGCCGATGGCGGCGGGGATCCCCAGGGCCATCACGAAGGGTTGCATGGGGAGGGTCAGGAGATTGGCGAGAGGGGCGATCAGGGAGAGCTCCCGGAAATGATACAGCATCAGGGGCGCGGTGGCGATCTGGGCCGCCAGGGAGACCAGCAGGGCCTCCCGGAGGATCTCCACCAGCGTCGTGGCCTGGGGGTCCCGGAACAGACGAGCCGTCTGAACGCGGGCCCATCGCTCCAGCGGCGGGGCCAGGAAGAGCAAGCCCAGGGTCGCGGCGAAGCTCAGCTGAAAGCCGATATCCTCTATTGCAGCCGGATCCCAGAGGGTCATCAGGAAAGCGGAGAGGCTCAGGGCGTTGAGGGCGTCGCTGCTGCGCCCCAGCATCCAGGCGATCACGGTGAGGGATCCCATGATCGAGGCGCGCACCACGGAGGCCGAAGCGCCGACGAAAAGGGCATATACGGGGATCAGAACCAGGGTTGCCCAGAGGGCGATCCGCCGACCCAGGAGCCGGGTGAAGATCGTTAAGGAGAGCGCGGTGAGCAGGGTGATGTTATAACCAGAGATCGCGACGATGTGGCTGAGGCCGGAACGGGCGAAGGCCTGTTCGACCTCCCACGGGATGCTGCTCTCATCCCCCAGCAGGATGCCGATGAGCAACCCCGCCTCCGGATCCGGGAGGATCTCCCGCAGGCGTATCCGGGCATATCCGCGCGCCCGGTAGAGCAGTCCGAGCAGGGGATTTCCCTCGCCGGATCGCAGGCGGGCCCATTCCCGGGCTCGGAAGACGCCCAGGACCCCCTGCCGGGCCAGAACAGCGCGTCGATCGACGCCGGCGCTGACCGGAAGGGGACCCGCGCGTCCGGTCAATCGGATCCGATCTCCATACTCCGGGCGGCCCTGGGGGAGATCCACCTGAAGGAGACCGTCCCCACCGTCCGGGCGGAAGCGGAAGCGGGACCCCGCGCCGCGTTCGGCCGGATCATCGACCACGACCCCCTCCAGGGTGAGCTCCGCTCCCTCCTCCACGGCTGTGGCCACCGGCGGAGGGAGGGATGGGATCGGGCGCAGGGTTCCCCGGATCGCGCCGAGGAGAAGGATCAGGAGAAGAAGGGGGAGACGCCGGCCTCCGGGATCGGAGAAGCGGAGCCCGACGGCGGCCACGGCCGGGAGCATCCAGATCAGGAAAAACAGGGTCCAGCGTGGGAATAGATCCTCGCCGGGCAGGAGGCTCCGGGCGAGGAGCAGCCCCATCAGCCATGCCAGGGCGGGCGGAAAGAGCGGCGCGCCGCGGAGATCGGGCATCGCTGGTTGTTGTCCTTCGAAGGATCTATGTAATTCCATGGGTAGTGAGACATCCAATGGTTAGTGGGATATCGCCCCAGCGAGGCCGCACCTTTTCGCG
The sequence above is drawn from the Thermoflexus sp. genome and encodes:
- a CDS encoding ComEC/Rec2 family competence protein; this encodes MPDLRGAPLFPPALAWLMGLLLARSLLPGEDLFPRWTLFFLIWMLPAVAAVGLRFSDPGGRRLPLLLLILLLGAIRGTLRPIPSLPPPVATAVEEGAELTLEGVVVDDPAERGAGSRFRFRPDGGDGLLQVDLPQGRPEYGDRIRLTGRAGPLPVSAGVDRRAVLARQGVLGVFRAREWARLRSGEGNPLLGLLYRARGYARIRLREILPDPEAGLLIGILLGDESSIPWEVEQAFARSGLSHIVAISGYNITLLTALSLTIFTRLLGRRIALWATLVLIPVYALFVGASASVVRASIMGSLTVIAWMLGRSSDALNALSLSAFLMTLWDPAAIEDIGFQLSFAATLGLLFLAPPLERWARVQTARLFRDPQATTLVEILREALLVSLAAQIATAPLMLYHFRELSLIAPLANLLTLPMQPFVMALGIPAAIGAALAGRLAAPLGWALWWPLAWTIRIADLTARWPLATVRVAPGYLEGMLLFYGGALAFLLLRAWGVPWADLVARLQPHQPALRTLGLIGALAGIAFTYLPDGRTQLVLFEGGHALLLETPEGHRVLWLDGSGDPPLGELGRWLGPFDRCLDLVILQGEGAMRGVTTLKGRYPVRHVLGGETPIPTGLQVGLGRVTLRAIDGGWILEVGGQRALITGRRGVEEGTFADLVLVMGEERRGLAVARQVNAWGLLVGGTPAGGAAGAVSGLRHVWRAQGHRWIAAATDGTIWWIGIGP